In one window of Nocardia brasiliensis DNA:
- a CDS encoding adenylate/guanylate cyclase domain-containing protein, with protein sequence MSETPSGGAAPGSDSEGEHALPAEVVIPLVPVDEDGPIRRSRAGLRKGQLSTLMNAANNRTDLIGVLRKAREQLPGDPSFGDPLSVSGPGGARAVARAADKLVGDTPSAAREIGFGALQVWQAMLERVGRGKGNQEVTVMFTDLVAFSSWSLSAGDEATLELLRRVAKAIEPPIAERGGQVVKRMGDGVMAVFPSAERAVRAALNAKRNLADVQVRDYRPQMRIGLHTGSPREIGGDWLGVDVTIAARVMEAGGNGNTMLSEATLQSLPPEVLEELGYAAKPYRRSFFAAPLSGVPEDLRIFRLTES encoded by the coding sequence GTGAGCGAAACACCTTCCGGCGGTGCTGCGCCCGGCTCGGATTCGGAGGGCGAGCATGCCCTGCCTGCCGAGGTGGTCATTCCGCTGGTACCTGTCGACGAGGACGGGCCGATCCGGCGTTCTCGCGCGGGACTGCGCAAAGGTCAGCTCTCCACGCTGATGAACGCGGCGAACAACCGGACCGATCTGATCGGCGTGCTCCGCAAGGCGCGCGAACAGCTGCCCGGTGATCCGTCTTTCGGTGACCCGCTCTCGGTGTCGGGCCCCGGCGGCGCCCGCGCGGTCGCCCGCGCTGCGGACAAGCTGGTCGGGGACACCCCGAGCGCGGCGCGCGAGATCGGCTTCGGCGCGCTGCAGGTCTGGCAGGCGATGCTGGAACGGGTCGGCCGCGGCAAGGGTAACCAAGAGGTAACCGTCATGTTCACCGATCTGGTGGCCTTTTCCAGCTGGTCGCTGTCGGCGGGCGACGAGGCGACCCTCGAGCTGCTGCGCCGCGTGGCCAAGGCCATCGAGCCGCCGATCGCCGAGCGCGGCGGTCAGGTGGTCAAGCGGATGGGCGACGGCGTCATGGCGGTGTTCCCGTCGGCCGAGCGCGCGGTGCGCGCCGCGCTCAACGCCAAGCGCAACCTCGCCGACGTGCAGGTGCGCGACTACCGCCCGCAGATGCGGATCGGCCTGCACACCGGCTCGCCCCGGGAGATCGGCGGCGACTGGCTCGGCGTGGATGTCACCATCGCGGCCAGGGTGATGGAGGCGGGCGGCAACGGCAACACCATGCTGTCGGAGGCCACCCTGCAGTCCTTGCCGCCCGAAGTGCTCGAGGAACTGGGCTACGCCGCGAAGCCGTACCGTCGCAGCTTCTTCGCCGCGCCGCTGAGCGGGGTGCCCGAGGACCTGCGCATCTTCCGGCTGACGGAGAGCTGA
- a CDS encoding ABC transporter permease, which produces MGVLAAERIKLTSTRSPWWCSAVVVALGIGLAALFAVIVKSAGDNPAEGTPSLDVSTVTSGVVGFGVMVLMIMAALTVTSEYRFGVIRTTFQAVPNRTKVLLTKTALVGVFSAVLTTILAFLAIGVAKAIAGSAPNTDLALDGQWRAVYGIPIYAFLMIAVAIGVGVLVRQSAAAISLIVLWSLLIEPLLGAFGSFGRNVGPFLPFQNASRFLSVSESGANWHWGPWGSLLYFAAFTAIVYGAALVLVNQRDA; this is translated from the coding sequence ATGGGCGTGTTGGCAGCAGAACGAATCAAGCTCACCTCGACCAGGTCACCCTGGTGGTGCTCGGCGGTCGTCGTCGCGCTCGGCATCGGCCTCGCCGCGCTGTTCGCGGTGATCGTCAAGTCCGCCGGGGACAATCCGGCGGAGGGCACCCCGAGCCTGGACGTGAGCACCGTGACCTCGGGTGTCGTCGGATTCGGCGTGATGGTGCTGATGATCATGGCCGCGTTGACCGTGACCAGCGAGTACCGCTTCGGCGTCATCCGGACGACCTTCCAGGCGGTGCCCAATCGCACCAAGGTGCTACTGACCAAGACCGCGCTGGTGGGCGTCTTCAGCGCCGTGCTCACCACGATCCTGGCCTTCCTCGCGATCGGCGTGGCCAAGGCGATCGCGGGCTCGGCCCCGAACACCGACCTGGCGCTCGACGGTCAGTGGCGGGCGGTCTACGGCATCCCGATCTACGCCTTCCTGATGATCGCCGTCGCGATCGGTGTCGGTGTGCTGGTGCGCCAGTCCGCGGCCGCGATCTCGCTGATCGTGCTGTGGTCGCTGCTGATCGAGCCGCTGCTCGGCGCGTTCGGCAGCTTCGGTCGCAACGTGGGACCGTTCCTGCCCTTCCAGAACGCCAGCCGCTTCCTGAGCGTCTCGGAGTCCGGCGCCAACTGGCACTGGGGTCCGTGGGGCAGCCTGCTCTACTTCGCCGCCTTCACGGCGATCGTCTACGGCGCCGCACTGGTCCTGGTGAACCAGCGCGACGCCTGA